The Pleuronectes platessa chromosome 13, fPlePla1.1, whole genome shotgun sequence genome includes a window with the following:
- the LOC128454893 gene encoding coagulation factor XIII B chain isoform X2, producing MNVRHLGLVLLVCFPGALHAQSAAQHCHAPNLAGGYFVPRQETYSHKTNLTYACDTGRQPAVEGWWATSTCDNGTWSHKPQCIGENACIPPTIPNGKYTESSDGWYENGDVIRISCDEAYEHKDHDATGKCINGTWSSLPVCERSVLACSEPPKVPHAVITGLGYQELFAADSEVQYECEDGYTIEGVHKNKSLICLSGIWTEGPVCSRGRGPGADLGSSAVGGTSRRPGSGNGGTGTTSAGSGKRPVGGGSSTSSGSTEEEIQYAPIERCGKPPRIPNGDIVVTREMYLKYACNSYYRYVGHKAVVCHSDGTWSDVPSCRATYCSVDTRQYPELEPDGVKYVNDGEKVSMRCVDDWLTPHFSVVRCTDGIIRLSE from the exons ATGAACGTGAGACATCTTGGGCTTGTTCTGCTGGTGTGTTTTCCGGGAGCGCTGCACG CTCAAAGTGCAGCTCAGCACTGTCATGCTCCCAACTTGGCTGGAGGTTATTTTGTCCCTCGACAAGAAACGTATTCCCATAAAACCAACCTGACTTATGCCTGTGACACTGGACGTCAGCCGGCTGTGGAGGGGTGGTGGGCGACCAGCACATGTGATAATGGAACATGGTCTCACAAACCACAATGTATAG GTGAAAATGCCTGTATCCCACCAACCATACCCAATGGCAAGTACACTGAGAGCTCAGATGGCTGGTACGAGAACGGAGACGTAATAAGGATCTCATGTGACGAAGCGTATGAACACAAAGACCACGACGCTACGGGCAAATGTATAAATGGGACGTGGTCCTCTTTGCCCGTCTGCGAGA GAAGTGTGCTCGCCTGCAGTGAGCCTCCCAAAGTCCCCCATGCTGTGATCACTGGTTTGGGCTATCAGGAGTTGTTCGCTGCAGATTCAGAAGTGCAGTACGAATGTGAGGATGGATACACTATAGAAGGAgtgcacaaaaacaaatcctTAATCTGCTTAAGTGGAATCTGGACTGAAGGCCCCGTCTGCA gcagaggaagaggaccaGGTGCTGATCTTGGTAGCTCTGCAGTGGGCGGAACAA GCCGCAGACCAGGTAGTGGAAATGGAGGGACAGGTACTACATCTGCTGGCAGTGGGAAACGGCCTGTGGGTGGAG GATCATCGACCAGCTCTGGATCAACTGAAGAGGAGATTCAATATGCACCAA tTGAACGCTGTGGAAAACCCCCCCGTATCCCCAATGGTGATATAGTGGTAACTAGAGAGATGTATTTGAAATACGCGTGCAACAGCTATTACAGATATGTGGGTCATAAGGCAGTGGTGTGTCATTCAGACGGCACATGGTCAGATGTACCCAGCTGCAGAG CTACCTACTGTTCTGTGGACACTCGGCAATATCCTGAATTAGAACCTGATGGAGTGAAATATGTGAACGATGGTGAGAAGGTGTCAATGAGATGTGTGGACGACTGGTTGACTCCTCATTTTTCTGTGGTCCGCTGCACTGATGGAATAATTAGGTTAAGTGAAT AA
- the LOC128454893 gene encoding complement factor H-related protein 1 isoform X3 — MNVRHLGLVLLVCFPGALHAQSAAQHCHAPNLAGGYFVPRQETYSHKTNLTYACDTGRQPAVEGWWATSTCDNGTWSHKPQCIGENACIPPTIPNGKYTESSDGWYENGDVIRISCDEAYEHKDHDATGKCINGTWSSLPVCERSVLACSEPPKVPHAVITGLGYQELFAADSEVQYECEDGYTIEGVHKNKSLICLSGIWTEGPVCRSSTSSGSTEEEIQYAPIERCGKPPRIPNGDIVVTREMYLKYACNSYYRYVGHKAVVCHSDGTWSDVPSCRATYCSVDTRQYPELEPDGVKYVNDGEKVSMRCVDDWLTPHFSVVRCTDGIIRLSECCMWITTKLNGCSGTLMKRTMFPE; from the exons ATGAACGTGAGACATCTTGGGCTTGTTCTGCTGGTGTGTTTTCCGGGAGCGCTGCACG CTCAAAGTGCAGCTCAGCACTGTCATGCTCCCAACTTGGCTGGAGGTTATTTTGTCCCTCGACAAGAAACGTATTCCCATAAAACCAACCTGACTTATGCCTGTGACACTGGACGTCAGCCGGCTGTGGAGGGGTGGTGGGCGACCAGCACATGTGATAATGGAACATGGTCTCACAAACCACAATGTATAG GTGAAAATGCCTGTATCCCACCAACCATACCCAATGGCAAGTACACTGAGAGCTCAGATGGCTGGTACGAGAACGGAGACGTAATAAGGATCTCATGTGACGAAGCGTATGAACACAAAGACCACGACGCTACGGGCAAATGTATAAATGGGACGTGGTCCTCTTTGCCCGTCTGCGAGA GAAGTGTGCTCGCCTGCAGTGAGCCTCCCAAAGTCCCCCATGCTGTGATCACTGGTTTGGGCTATCAGGAGTTGTTCGCTGCAGATTCAGAAGTGCAGTACGAATGTGAGGATGGATACACTATAGAAGGAgtgcacaaaaacaaatcctTAATCTGCTTAAGTGGAATCTGGACTGAAGGCCCCGTCTGCA GATCATCGACCAGCTCTGGATCAACTGAAGAGGAGATTCAATATGCACCAA tTGAACGCTGTGGAAAACCCCCCCGTATCCCCAATGGTGATATAGTGGTAACTAGAGAGATGTATTTGAAATACGCGTGCAACAGCTATTACAGATATGTGGGTCATAAGGCAGTGGTGTGTCATTCAGACGGCACATGGTCAGATGTACCCAGCTGCAGAG CTACCTACTGTTCTGTGGACACTCGGCAATATCCTGAATTAGAACCTGATGGAGTGAAATATGTGAACGATGGTGAGAAGGTGTCAATGAGATGTGTGGACGACTGGTTGACTCCTCATTTTTCTGTGGTCCGCTGCACTGATGGAATAATTAGGTTAAGTGAAT GTTGTATGTGGATCACAACAAAGTTG AATGGTTGCTCAGGCACTTTGATGAAGAGGACGATGTTCCCTGAATGA
- the LOC128454893 gene encoding coagulation factor XIII B chain isoform X1 — protein MNVRHLGLVLLVCFPGALHAQSAAQHCHAPNLAGGYFVPRQETYSHKTNLTYACDTGRQPAVEGWWATSTCDNGTWSHKPQCIGENACIPPTIPNGKYTESSDGWYENGDVIRISCDEAYEHKDHDATGKCINGTWSSLPVCERSVLACSEPPKVPHAVITGLGYQELFAADSEVQYECEDGYTIEGVHKNKSLICLSGIWTEGPVCSRGRGPGADLGSSAVGGTSRRPGSGNGGTGTTSAGSGKRPVGGGSSTSSGSTEEEIQYAPIERCGKPPRIPNGDIVVTREMYLKYACNSYYRYVGHKAVVCHSDGTWSDVPSCRATYCSVDTRQYPELEPDGVKYVNDGEKVSMRCVDDWLTPHFSVVRCTDGIIRLSECCMWITTKLNGCSGTLMKRTMFPE, from the exons ATGAACGTGAGACATCTTGGGCTTGTTCTGCTGGTGTGTTTTCCGGGAGCGCTGCACG CTCAAAGTGCAGCTCAGCACTGTCATGCTCCCAACTTGGCTGGAGGTTATTTTGTCCCTCGACAAGAAACGTATTCCCATAAAACCAACCTGACTTATGCCTGTGACACTGGACGTCAGCCGGCTGTGGAGGGGTGGTGGGCGACCAGCACATGTGATAATGGAACATGGTCTCACAAACCACAATGTATAG GTGAAAATGCCTGTATCCCACCAACCATACCCAATGGCAAGTACACTGAGAGCTCAGATGGCTGGTACGAGAACGGAGACGTAATAAGGATCTCATGTGACGAAGCGTATGAACACAAAGACCACGACGCTACGGGCAAATGTATAAATGGGACGTGGTCCTCTTTGCCCGTCTGCGAGA GAAGTGTGCTCGCCTGCAGTGAGCCTCCCAAAGTCCCCCATGCTGTGATCACTGGTTTGGGCTATCAGGAGTTGTTCGCTGCAGATTCAGAAGTGCAGTACGAATGTGAGGATGGATACACTATAGAAGGAgtgcacaaaaacaaatcctTAATCTGCTTAAGTGGAATCTGGACTGAAGGCCCCGTCTGCA gcagaggaagaggaccaGGTGCTGATCTTGGTAGCTCTGCAGTGGGCGGAACAA GCCGCAGACCAGGTAGTGGAAATGGAGGGACAGGTACTACATCTGCTGGCAGTGGGAAACGGCCTGTGGGTGGAG GATCATCGACCAGCTCTGGATCAACTGAAGAGGAGATTCAATATGCACCAA tTGAACGCTGTGGAAAACCCCCCCGTATCCCCAATGGTGATATAGTGGTAACTAGAGAGATGTATTTGAAATACGCGTGCAACAGCTATTACAGATATGTGGGTCATAAGGCAGTGGTGTGTCATTCAGACGGCACATGGTCAGATGTACCCAGCTGCAGAG CTACCTACTGTTCTGTGGACACTCGGCAATATCCTGAATTAGAACCTGATGGAGTGAAATATGTGAACGATGGTGAGAAGGTGTCAATGAGATGTGTGGACGACTGGTTGACTCCTCATTTTTCTGTGGTCCGCTGCACTGATGGAATAATTAGGTTAAGTGAAT GTTGTATGTGGATCACAACAAAGTTG AATGGTTGCTCAGGCACTTTGATGAAGAGGACGATGTTCCCTGAATGA